The nucleotide window CTTCTTCCAGCGCATCCTGGCTGCATCGACCGACAGCCGCAATATGGTGAAAAAGGCCGTGAACTGGGCCTTGCGGCAGATTGGCAAGCGCAATGCTGTCCTGAACAGGCGGGCCATCGCCGTGGCCCGGGAAATTCTGGCCAGGGACAATCCCACTGCCCGCTGGATCGCCAGCGACGCCCTCCGCGAACTGCAAAGCGAGGCAGTGCAGAAGCGGTTGCCAGACAATGTAGCCAAGGTATGACCGTCACAGAACAGTCAGGGGCAAACGCCATCACCCGCTGCTGGGGGGACGGCGATCCCCTGATGGAAGCCTACCACGATTCCGAGTGGGGACGTCCCGTCCACGACGACCGTACCCTGTGCGAGTTCCTCCTGCTGGACAACTTCCAGGCCGGACTGTCATGGCGGACTATCTTGCATAAGCGTGAGAATTTCCGCCGGGCCTTCGACGGCTTCGATCCCTACAAGATCGCTGCCTACACTAATGTTGACCGTCAAAGGTTGATAGCCGACCCCGGCATCATCCGTAACCGGGCCAAGGTCAATGCCGCCATCACCAATGCTCAGGCCTTCTTGAAGGTGCAAAAAGAGTTTGGCTCGTTCGACCAGTATATCTGGCAATTCACGGATTATCAGACCATCCGGAACCCCGGGTATACCGCCTGGGAAGATATTCCAGTCTCCTCCCCGGAATCGGATGCCATGTCGCGGGACCTGGGAATCCGGGGATTCAAGTTCGTCGGGACCACCATCTGCTATGCCTATATGCAGGGCATCGGCATGGTGGATGACCATCTGCTGACTTGCTTTCTCTACGGCCAGCTCTGATCCTGATCTAGGCCGTCATGCCAGTTCGGCCTTA belongs to Candidatus Neomarinimicrobiota bacterium and includes:
- a CDS encoding DNA alkylation repair protein, with protein sequence FFQRILAASTDSRNMVKKAVNWALRQIGKRNAVLNRRAIAVAREILARDNPTARWIASDALRELQSEAVQKRLPDNVAKV
- a CDS encoding DNA-3-methyladenine glycosylase I — its product is MTVTEQSGANAITRCWGDGDPLMEAYHDSEWGRPVHDDRTLCEFLLLDNFQAGLSWRTILHKRENFRRAFDGFDPYKIAAYTNVDRQRLIADPGIIRNRAKVNAAITNAQAFLKVQKEFGSFDQYIWQFTDYQTIRNPGYTAWEDIPVSSPESDAMSRDLGIRGFKFVGTTICYAYMQGIGMVDDHLLTCFLYGQL